One window from the genome of Hyperolius riggenbachi isolate aHypRig1 chromosome 6, aHypRig1.pri, whole genome shotgun sequence encodes:
- the LOC137523137 gene encoding chemerin-like receptor 1, with protein MVVNTTICLLGTVGNGLVIYFAAFRMKRTVTIVWFLNLAIADFAFTFSLLMDIVYDALGAHWPFGTFMCKLNSTFDFINLFASIFLLTVISLDRCISVLFPVWCRNHRTPKLASFVVLGVWMLAIVFSLPYFIFRDTKKINGKVECFMNYNYDMNVNRAFSRHLATVITRFIIGFAVPFILIISCYSIILLRIHRNHMTTSSKPFKVVIAVINSFFVCWFPYHVFSFVVLAKCYNSNCHFSYALQIAGVLSSTLAFVNSCVNPILYVFMGGDFKENMWTSFQTIFEKAFKEEYVQLDS; from the coding sequence ATGGTAGTGAACACTACAATCTGCCtgctgggcacagtggggaatggACTGGTCATCTATTTTGCTGCCTTCAGGATGAAGAGGACTGTGACTATTGTGTGGTTTCTTAATTTAGCCATAGCGGACTTTGCCTTCACCTTTTCTCTGCTGATGGACATTGTTTATGATGCCCTTGGGGCTCACTGGCCCTTTGGTACATTCATGTGTAAGCTGAACAGCACCTTTGACTTCATCAATCTCTTCGCCAGCATCTTCCTGCTCACCGTCATCAGCCTGGACCGTTGCATCTCCGTACTGTTTCCTGTTTGGTGCCGGAATCACCGGACTCCCAAACTGGCATCCTTTGTGGTCCTCGGAGTTTGGATGTTAGCAATTGTTTTCAGTTTACCGTATTTTATATTCAGAGATACAAAGAAAATTAATGGAAAAgttgaatgctttatgaattataACTATGACATGAATGTAAATCGTGCCTTCTCAAGACATTTGGCTACTGTCATAACAAGATTCATCATCGGATTTGCCGTTCCTTTTATTCTGATCATTTCCTGTTATTCAATAATTCTGCTGCGCATCCACAGAAATCACATGACCACATCCAGCAAGCCATTTAAAGTTGTTATAGCTGTCATCAATTCATTCTTTGTCTGCTGGTTCCCCTACCATGTCTTCTCATTTGTGGTGCTGGCTAAATGTTACAATTCTAATTGTCATTTCTCTTATGCACTACAAATTGCAGGAGTGCTTTCATCCACACTGGCTTTTGTTAACAGCTGTGTTAACCCCATACTGTATGTTTTTATGGGTGGAGATTTTAAAGAAAACATGTGGACCTCTTTTCAAACAATATTTGAGAAAGCCTTCAAAGAAGAATATGTCCAACTGGATTCCTAG